The Eubacteriales bacterium genomic sequence ATTATTTTAAAATATTAAGTTACCTTTTGTCAACAAAGTTTTTAATTTTAATCCATATTTTCTGCAAGTACATAAATTTCATCTATATCTTTTTTTCTTAAAACCTTTACGGAAATAAGTGCTATTAAAAGTATCACCGGTATATTTAAAGCCAACCTAAGCAGCATGAACTTTAATCCCATAGAAGATGCCTCAAATAATAACATCGGTATCTTCGTAGTCGACCAGGCTCCTATGAAAACCAAAACATTTAAAAAGCTGCTTCCCTTTTTCATAAGCATTGCGGCAACCGGGAATGCGGCATAAAGCGGACCTGCCGCCGCGGAACCCAATACAAAGGCTATAAGGATACCGATTATATTGGATTTTTCACCTAATATCTTAATCATGGTTTCTTTTCTCACCCATACGTCTATCAATCCTAATAGGATAAATATAGGCGGGATGATAGAAAGCATTTCAATCAGGTTCTGCCAAGAAAGTTCAAATGATTTCCTTCCTATTTCCGGATAAATAAAAATCAATATAACATTTATAAAAAGCAGCAATATTGCTATTAAATACCTCTTTAAAATCTTTTTCAATGTAAAAACACCCCCATCACTATTGCGATGAAAAATGAAAATACAAAAGCCAGGCCATTTCTTAGAAGGGTTGCTTTTTTGCCAAAATATTTTATTTCAAGCGGCATAGTCATAATGCCGACCATCATCAGTGCAGATATGAACGCCGCAAGCTGCATATATCCCCCTCCGCTATGTAAAAGTGAGGCGGCGAGAGGAAAAGCTACATAAGCAGGCATTAACGTAATAGCTCCGATAACTAAGAGTATAGCTACACCAATTAGGCCAGACTCTTCCCCGATAAGCGCTGAAATAGTCTGTGCATTTAGTACCGCAAGTACTATCCCCACAATTATTATAATAGCTATGAACTGAGGCAAAATATTCTCAAATGACTTCCACGCCTTCTTTAACGCTAATTTTGTCTTTCCCCTGTCTTTAAAAAAAGATACTAAGAGAAATACAATAGCGCCGGCATATAAAATTATAGTAAATGCCATGATTATAACTCCTTAATAAGCTTTATCCCGGTCGGCTAAAAAAGTTTTTTAAGGGACTCAATATCATTTACAGTAACTAATTCATGGAGCTTGTCAAATATCTTTTTATCGTCCCAGTCCCACCACTTAAGCTTTAGCAGCAAGTCTGTCATCTCTTCATTAAACCGCTTTCTTATAAGCTTAGCCGGGTTGCCTCCAACTATCGAATAAGGCTCAACATCTTTAGTTGCATTTGAATTTGCAGCTATGATAGCACCGTCTCCTACTTTGACTCCCGGCATAATAGTAACGTTTTGCCCTATCCAGACATCGTTGCCTATTACAGTATCGCCTTTAAACGGCAGTTCATCAAGCGAGGGTGTGACTTTTTCCCATCCGCTTCTAAAGATACTAAAAGGATATGTCGTAATTCCGTTCATACAGTGGTTGGCTCCATTCATAATAAATGTTACGCCTTCTGCTATTGCACAAAACTTACCTATTATGAGCTTGTCCCCATAAAACTCATAGTGATGTGTTATATGGCTATAAAAATTTTCCGGGCTGTCGTGGTTATCGCTGTAATACGTATAATCTCCAATCTCGACATTTGGCCTTTTAGGTAGGTTAGCTATATAACATACCGTCTTTATATCCTCATTTGGATAAAGTTTGTTTTTATCTGCTCCAAATATCATAGATACTTCCTTCCCGTGCCAAAATGTCCTAGAATTTTAATAGTTTATTTAAATTTATTATATTTACGCTTAGTTTTCAAGCCTTTTTTGTTTATATAATTTTATATAATATAAAAAGCCAAGATGGCTTTTATTAATAGTTGACCCTTATAAGATAAAATTTAATTCCCGAATCGCTCCACCCAAGGTCCCACGGCACTCTGAACCTATCCGTATTATGGCAGTTGACAAGGGCATATCCCCTTGAATCCGCTCCTGTTATAATAGAAACATGTGTTACCTTTCCTTTTTTTACATAAGCTACTATGTCTCCTGGCAATAGTTTATATGAAAGCTCTAAAACTTCACTGTAAGTACCCGAAACTATAAGAGACCCCCTGCCGCTATATAATAAGTAATTCTTAAATGCTTGTGCGTTAAGCCATGCACTGCTGCCGTCTTTTGCATAATTCCATGTGCCGTTTTTCTTGAAATTTCCCGCCTCATAAAGTATCTGCGAGGCAAAATTGGCGCAATCACCTCCCAGTGAATTGTAGTTTTTATAATCTGAATTATAGTTAAATTCGTTTTCCCCGGAATCTGCTGCGCCAACGTACTGGTCCGCATACTTAATCGCAGCAATCCTGCTTTCTCCAATAGAAGAAAAATCTCTTGCCTCATTAGAAAGTATTAGTGCTGTTATGTCATCCGTCTTAAGTTTATCTAAGTTTAGTGAATCGGCAAATGGATCTGTATACCATTCCTTCGTTATTAGCCATGTCCCATCGTAGTTTGCTAAATCTATCTGGTGGTATGTCCCTATCCTCATAACGTTTTCGGCCGCCGGCCTGTCTTTATAAATATATTTATAAGTTGTAGATACCAATAAGTTAACGGTATATCCAGAGCCTTTTTCTTTAGACCATTTTACTGTGACATTAGAGTTGATATAAGTAAAAGTAACCCCTTGCTTTTCAGACCAATTAGCCAAATACTTTATTTTCTTCTCCTCATGGTCATAAGCATAAAGCCCATTCGTCTTATCTGTATCATAAAGCTTCCTAACGGTTTCTGAATCCCCTTTTAATATTGCTTCATTCCGTACGTTAAATATCTGGTCTATTAAAAACTGCACCCCGTCTTCATCTAAGCTCTCTATAACAGTAGTATAACTAAATTCCGGTTCGTCAAATAAAAATACCGCCATTACGGATAAAAAGATAAATAAAACTCCGAATGCAATGATATGCTTTGCTTTTAATACGAAAAACATTAATAAAATACCCCATTTGCTAAAAGCAAATTTTTAAAAAACAGACTTTACGTCTGTTTTGCCTATTATATAAATATTATCAATGCTTTAAATTTAAAACTTCAAATCATATCAGAAACTTTGGCAAGAGTCCTATTTATCTTTAACAATCTGTATACGGCTTTTGCCCTGGAAGGTTTGAAATATGTTTTTTACCTTCATTGTTTGCCAAAGCAGCATTTTTATGATTCCCAATGGGTTTCTTGCTTTTTTTATTAAACGTATCGTTTTTCATTTTATAAATCTTCCTTTTTTTAAAAAATAACTGCTACTTATATTATCTGCCATATATACGATTATATAAGTAACAGTATTTTCAATTACATAAACGGGTTTTTATTAATATCACTATTTTTGAGCTGTACATTTAGTTCTTTGTTTGCATCAATATACGCCAGTAAAACGTTTTTATAATTAAAAACTCCAAGGCTACTAAGTTCATCTATAAGCCATTTTCTGTCTTTTCCACTCATGGTTAAGTGTTCATCAAAAATTTCTCCATCTATAATTACGTTAATACACAATCCTCTGTAAGCTGTTTTAATATCCATGTCTTTTGGTGTAAGAGGCTGTTTCTCAGTTTTTAACTGTACGCTTAATTTACCGTTGGTCTCCAAAACTGCAAATTCGATATCTGCAATATTAAAAGCATTTTTAAGCCTGCATTCTTCAAGTAAATCATTTACATTTAATTTTGTCTTCTTTAAATTGTTTTCAAGTATTTTTCCATTTTGAATGATTACTGATGGCATGCCATCCAGCAATTTTCTTGCCCTGTAGCTTTTTAAAGTAAAGTAGGATAATGTAATCGGAAAAATAGCATAGATTATTATAGCTGTAATACCTCTTAAATAGCCAACTGATGGATCTACTGCAAATGATGCAGCGATTGAGCCAATTGATATGCCGGCAACATAATCAAAAAATGTCAGCTGTGATATCTGCTTTTTCCCCATTATACGCGTTAGTATAAATAAGATTATTATCGATACTAAAGACTTTAGTGCGGTTTTAAATAACTCATCTAGCATTTGCCTTCTCTTTAAATAATAAAATTTATAGGATAAATATAGCTTTTACATACTTCCTCTAGTCTGATCCGTTGTTTTTACATACCAGACATAATTATGCATTCGTTGGCACAGCTCCTGCATTCCTGTGCACATTTTTGACAATGCTCGTCTCTGAACATTGAGCATTCCTGCGTACAGGCATTACATACATCAGCACATAATTTACAGTGTTCCTTTGCAAATCTTGCATTTGAGGACATTCCCAGAGCAGACGTCTCGCACATCCTTGCGCATTCGGCTAGTATCTTTATACAGCTTGTCCTCTCTTGAACATCTGCCTCATTAAGGCAAGCCTCAAAGCATTCATAACAAGCCCGGCTGCATCTGCTGCAAGCGTCTATGCATTTTTGGTAAGAATCATTTATGTTAGTTACTACTCCCATTTTAAACTCCTTTAAAAATAAAATAACATTGTTATTTTCTTCTAAATCGGTCTTATTTATACGAATATAAAAAGAGCCACGATTTAGCCGTAGCTCTTTTAAAGATTTTATTTAACTTATTTTATATCGACAAGCACATTAAGTGAATCGATATAATAAGTTGGTTCTTCATAATCTGAATATTCTATGGAAACATATGTAAACATATATTTTACTTTTACCAAATTATTTTCATCAGTAAAGGTAAGCTCATCCTGAGTATATACCTTGCCTTCGGTATAACTTTTATCAAGCTCCTTGGCATATTCATCTAGCGATTTGCTGTATATGTTAGTTCCGTCTTTAGTTATAGTGAAAATATTATCTTCGCTTACATCTATTAAAACGTCTTCGTCCGAAGTAGATTCAATTTTCCCATAGTTATCCATATAGAAATAATCGTATCCGCTTACATCAAATACATTTTGCACATTTTCCGGGCTGATATAATGGCTGCCTTTATATCCGGGTGTAACGACGACTTCCGGGCGTTCAAACCCTAAAATCGAGGAATAGCCTTCGTCATCCGGTACTGTCTCAAGGGTGTGGACATCGCTTAACGAATGGTTATAATCGAAATAATCCAGTATAGCATAAATTTCTTGCTTGTCTTTGTCTGATACGTCTGTTCCCTGCTTTAAATATCCTTCAGTTGTCAGCATGTCATTTTTCTCAAGGAGAGAATAAAGACGTGCATTTTGGCTTGATTTCGATATATTAAACGCACTTAATGGCCCTAACACCGTTATCAGTGCTATTAATGCAAACAGCGTAGGAGCGATTATATTTAACCTTTTTTCCGGCTTTAGTATTATCGCTATGACTGTCATACACGTTACCCAGACAGATAATGCCAATACCATGTATCTTGCCTCTGTAAATCCATAAGCCCCGATTCGTATAAAAAGCCCTATAAACATAAGTATGATAGGCAAAACGGTAAATCTAGGATACCATTTGTCAAAAAATTTAAACCAAGAACTTTCTTTGGTTTGCGACCTCATGAAATAAAGCGCTAAAACGCCTATGGCCGTATACCATAGCACCATGTTTACAAGCATGTTGCTGGGCCAGCTCTGCATAAGCAGAATCCTTATAAAATACATATAAATTATAATCGTATATGCAGTTAAAAGCGGAAAGATGATATACCCTATCAAGACTTTCATAAGCTGCGAAAAAGGTTCTTTGTTAATATCAGCGCCCCTCTCCGGTACGCCTGCTAGAAAGAAAGACGGTGCAAAAAGTAGTGAGCATATAACTGCATTGTCTATATATGCCTTGTCGCCGATATTTACATTCAGCAGCTTATCAAGCATTAACAGTATTAAAGATATGCCGCCTATTAATATTCCTGTAAAAACTCCGGTTACAATACCCCTCCAGACAAGTTTCAGCGCAAAACGTTCGTCTCCCTCTTTCTTGGGCAGGTATGGAACCGCAACTATCATGACAACAGCAGCTAAAAAAACGCCCAGATACCTTACTGTAGTCTCAAGATCGTTAAAAAGAGGTTCTGGTAATAAAAAGAACAGATAAAGCACTAATAAAATGCCTAAGGATGCCCATAACGTACAGATAAGCCATATTGGCCTTGCTTCTTTTCTTTCAAAAAAGAGCTTAAGCGCAATGGAAGATGGTATCCCCAGCGCTAATATAGAAGATATTCTGTTAAGCCATGATATAGTATTTTGGCTAAGCGCCGCATCATTGTGTATTAATATCAGGGTTATAACCATAATAGCTAATGCACAGGCAACAGTTACAGGAAAACGAAGCATGCCCTTAAGTATGCTTTTCCCTATATTTTTTAACCAGTCAAGTAACTTTTTCATAAACATAACTCTCCTTTATACGAGACATTATAAGCGCATGGCATATAACCGTCAACTATTCTTTTAAATGCCATATTACTATATTAAGTATCAAAATATTATAGTGGAATTACTCAATTGAGCGGTTTTAGGGTCTTCATACCCGTTAAATTCTTCTGGGAATGCCTGCTGGTAAATTATTTTAACGTCTCCTAAATTCCATTCATCTTCCTGCACCTCAATTTCATAATAGTCTGCACTGTATATTTTATCTATCTTAATTTTAAGCGTGCTGTCGTCTACCCATTCTATTTCATTTTGGTATCCATAGGTTATAAGAACGCTGCTCTTATTATCACCGTTGATATCAGATATATATACTTCTTGGCTCACAGGATATATATCACTGTAAAAATAGTATTCTTCTACTGTTGCAATATAATTTCCGTTAGGGCTTTCAACTTCCTGCTCGATTTCAGCGCTGTAAGAAGTACTGCAAGAGTTCATACCTAAAAGCAATATCAAAACCAGAAAAATATCGAATATTTTCATATAAACCTCCGCCACTCTTTATAAAATCTATGTAATCTTATAAAGACTAAGTACAAATAAAGGTAGTGTAACTTAACTGCCGCTATTAATATTCTTGATTTGTTTTTCCATATACCTTCTCCTTTAATATTTAAACTATGCACTTAGCGCAAACCAGGTTTAAGTATATTTTTACATATATTATACTTCTTTTTCTGATTTTGTTAAGTTAGCAGGCTTAAATGGCCAGGACTTTTAATTTATATTTTAAATATAAAAAACATCCGGAATCCGGATGTTTTAGCTGTTATTTTATATCCTTAATGCCTGTTTCTTCTCTTTTTCTTTCTCTTCTTTATAGCCTTACGTATGCCAAATACCAATATAGCGACAATCGCGGCAATAATCGATATAACTAATATGCTTAAACTGAGTGAATTACCTGGCTTTTCTTTTACTTCTGAAAATGTAATGCTATCTACAACTGACTTTAAAGTATCTTCCTGTTCAGATGTAACAGCTCCGTCATAAGAGTATAGTATTATGCTTATCGCCTGGCCGTTTATAATTGTAAAATATTGTTTCGAATTAAGAGCAGTCTCGCTATTGCTGCTGGCAATGTCGAAACATATAAAACTCGCTTGTCCGTGTTCGTAAAAATCGTATCCGGTGTATTGTGCACCGACCTGATTAAGTGTATCCGCCTGTTGCTCCCCTTCAGCCAAGTCCTTCTTTTCTTCGTCTGAATAAAGGCTTAAATCGAAAATGTAATTTGTCCCTGAATTCTCAGTCATAGTGATTATTATCTGAGTGGAAGGGTCTATCTTTATCGCATCCAGATAAATATTATTTTCAGTAAACTGCTGACTTAAGGTTTCCTTATCCATTCCAATTTTATCTAAGTTAGGATCATCGTTACTAATATCTTTTGTAAAAACCATAAAATCAGAGGGTATATCTATACTCATATATAATTCATCTAAGTCATAACTGTTAGAAGCAAAAGCGGCTGGAATGAAAGTGCCAATAATAAGAAAAAATGTTATTAAAACTGTAAATACTTTTTTCATAATAACCTCTTTGTACATTATTAAGATGAAGCTTATGGCTACATATTATCACATAATTATACAAAATTACAAATAATCACTGCTTTTTTTATAAAAAAATCCAGTTAACATCATATAAACATAGATATTTACCAAAATATAGTAAATATAGGCAATTAAAAAGCGGGTAAAGTATTAAAACTTTAACCCGCTAGTAGAAATTGACATTAAATTAAAACTTTATTTAGACATTACAGTTGTTTTTAGCATATAAGTAATTGTAAAGGCCAAAGTGCCTGAGTTCATCAGTAATTATTTCGGTCATCATGTTTATATATTTTCTATCCTGCATTGCAAATAAAATTTTTCTATACTTTGCTACTGCCATTTGTTCCCCCATCAATGCCTTTTTAAGCCCGTCACAGTAGCTTGCAAGCTGCACAGTTGCAACATTATTATCCTCTGCAACTGTTTTCCCAGTTAACTCATAATACATTTGTTTAAACATCCTGTTATGTTTCATTTCAGCGTTTCTTATTTCTGTAATTATTCTTTTGTCTTCCATTGACGGAGCCATGCTAATTAGCGCCTCATAAAAAGCTGCATCTTCGCTTTCACCTTTTATAGCATCTTGTATTATCATAAGAGCTTCGTTCATATCTACCTGCATATTATTATACTGGTTATTTTGCGTTTGATTGGGCATCTCGTTGTACATCTGATCTGTCTGTCTTCTAAACTTTAACTGGTCATATCTTTGCGCGTAGTTACTAACTTTTTCTCTGGATGTATCGCTAAAAACATTGTTAATTCCTGGCCTATTATAATAGTACATTTTATTTACCTCCTCTTCATATATCAAATTATGCTATATATCTCTTATTTGTCATTAAACCTATGAAATGTCTTGAAATAAAAAAAACTTCTTAGAACTAAGAAGTTTTTTTATTTTATCAACCTAAACTTTATCCTTATTATTCCCTTTTTCGCCGCTGTTGCCGTTACTATTACTGCTGCTGTTTCCGTTATTGCTGCTGCTATTGTTACCGCTGCTATTGCCGTTGCTATTATCGTTGCTGTTTCCGTTATTTTTTTCTTTGTCTGAATTATTACTGTTTGAACTATTTCCCTTATTATCATTGTTATCATCTTCTACACTAGTATCAGAACTTCCCGCAGAAGACTTATTGCTGTTGCCATTATTTCCCGAATTATTTTTATCTTCATCCTTGTTGCTATTGTTACCGTTATTATTACCGTTGTTACTATTACTGTTCTTTTTAGAATTATCACTAGAATCACCGCTATCAGAAACTAATTCTGCGTTTTTATCATTTCCCTTATTATTCTTAATCTCCTTTACGGGCTTACCAGTCAAATCTTCTTCTTTATTAAACCCATTTCCTACAGACTGAGCATTAAACTTAGTTAATACTAGCTCACCAGGTGTAACGCTAAATTTATCGGCAACCTTTTTTAAGCCCTTATCAGTAACTTCGCCTTGTATATTTGCCTGTATATCATTTTGTTCTATTTCTTCATTCAATGCACTCATAGTTTTATTAAGCAGATCTTCCGCACAGTTCTTATTGTTACAAGAAGTTGTTACCATAAATTCTGCTATAGAGCTACTGTTTAAGTATCCTTCACTTATCAGCTCGCCAACCAGTTTATTAACCGCTATATCTATATCACAGCCAGACAATCTAACATCAGCTAATATAGATTCTGCTTCTTCATTCAATGCCTTGGCATCTATAACCCTGTTAAATATATTCATTTCAAGTTCTATGCTTGGGTTTACGTCTACCGTTACATAAGAATAAGGAGTATAGCAGGCATATGCTCCTCCGCCAAAAAGTATAACTACAAATGCAGCAGCTACTGTTATAAATTTTGTAAACACTGACCCTTGCTTTTTAGAGTAAGTTTCAATCCTCTGCCCTACTTTGTAATCTTTATTTTTTATTTTGATGAAATCGCCCGTGTTGTTTAGAATAACCGCATATTTCCCTCGGACTTCGACAACAACA encodes the following:
- a CDS encoding permease is translated as MKKILKRYLIAILLLFINVILIFIYPEIGRKSFELSWQNLIEMLSIIPPIFILLGLIDVWVRKETMIKILGEKSNIIGILIAFVLGSAAAGPLYAAFPVAAMLMKKGSSFLNVLVFIGAWSTTKIPMLLFEASSMGLKFMLLRLALNIPVILLIALISVKVLRKKDIDEIYVLAENMD
- a CDS encoding permease encodes the protein MAFTIILYAGAIVFLLVSFFKDRGKTKLALKKAWKSFENILPQFIAIIIIVGIVLAVLNAQTISALIGEESGLIGVAILLVIGAITLMPAYVAFPLAASLLHSGGGYMQLAAFISALMMVGIMTMPLEIKYFGKKATLLRNGLAFVFSFFIAIVMGVFLH
- a CDS encoding Vat family streptogramin A O-acetyltransferase, whose product is MFGADKNKLYPNEDIKTVCYIANLPKRPNVEIGDYTYYSDNHDSPENFYSHITHHYEFYGDKLIIGKFCAIAEGVTFIMNGANHCMNGITTYPFSIFRSGWEKVTPSLDELPFKGDTVIGNDVWIGQNVTIMPGVKVGDGAIIAANSNATKDVEPYSIVGGNPAKLIRKRFNEEMTDLLLKLKWWDWDDKKIFDKLHELVTVNDIESLKKLF
- a CDS encoding amidase domain-containing protein, encoding MFFVLKAKHIIAFGVLFIFLSVMAVFLFDEPEFSYTTVIESLDEDGVQFLIDQIFNVRNEAILKGDSETVRKLYDTDKTNGLYAYDHEEKKIKYLANWSEKQGVTFTYINSNVTVKWSKEKGSGYTVNLLVSTTYKYIYKDRPAAENVMRIGTYHQIDLANYDGTWLITKEWYTDPFADSLNLDKLKTDDITALILSNEARDFSSIGESRIAAIKYADQYVGAADSGENEFNYNSDYKNYNSLGGDCANFASQILYEAGNFKKNGTWNYAKDGSSAWLNAQAFKNYLLYSGRGSLIVSGTYSEVLELSYKLLPGDIVAYVKKGKVTHVSIITGADSRGYALVNCHNTDRFRVPWDLGWSDSGIKFYLIRVNY
- a CDS encoding DUF421 domain-containing protein translates to MLDELFKTALKSLVSIIILFILTRIMGKKQISQLTFFDYVAGISIGSIAASFAVDPSVGYLRGITAIIIYAIFPITLSYFTLKSYRARKLLDGMPSVIIQNGKILENNLKKTKLNVNDLLEECRLKNAFNIADIEFAVLETNGKLSVQLKTEKQPLTPKDMDIKTAYRGLCINVIIDGEIFDEHLTMSGKDRKWLIDELSSLGVFNYKNVLLAYIDANKELNVQLKNSDINKNPFM
- a CDS encoding four-helix bundle copper-binding protein produces the protein MGVVTNINDSYQKCIDACSRCSRACYECFEACLNEADVQERTSCIKILAECARMCETSALGMSSNARFAKEHCKLCADVCNACTQECSMFRDEHCQKCAQECRSCANECIIMSGM
- a CDS encoding DUF4153 domain-containing protein, which gives rise to MKKLLDWLKNIGKSILKGMLRFPVTVACALAIMVITLILIHNDAALSQNTISWLNRISSILALGIPSSIALKLFFERKEARPIWLICTLWASLGILLVLYLFFLLPEPLFNDLETTVRYLGVFLAAVVMIVAVPYLPKKEGDERFALKLVWRGIVTGVFTGILIGGISLILLMLDKLLNVNIGDKAYIDNAVICSLLFAPSFFLAGVPERGADINKEPFSQLMKVLIGYIIFPLLTAYTIIIYMYFIRILLMQSWPSNMLVNMVLWYTAIGVLALYFMRSQTKESSWFKFFDKWYPRFTVLPIILMFIGLFIRIGAYGFTEARYMVLALSVWVTCMTVIAIILKPEKRLNIIAPTLFALIALITVLGPLSAFNISKSSQNARLYSLLEKNDMLTTEGYLKQGTDVSDKDKQEIYAILDYFDYNHSLSDVHTLETVPDDEGYSSILGFERPEVVVTPGYKGSHYISPENVQNVFDVSGYDYFYMDNYGKIESTSDEDVLIDVSEDNIFTITKDGTNIYSKSLDEYAKELDKSYTEGKVYTQDELTFTDENNLVKVKYMFTYVSIEYSDYEEPTYYIDSLNVLVDIK
- a CDS encoding ferritin-like domain-containing protein: MYYYNRPGINNVFSDTSREKVSNYAQRYDQLKFRRQTDQMYNEMPNQTQNNQYNNMQVDMNEALMIIQDAIKGESEDAAFYEALISMAPSMEDKRIITEIRNAEMKHNRMFKQMYYELTGKTVAEDNNVATVQLASYCDGLKKALMGEQMAVAKYRKILFAMQDRKYINMMTEIITDELRHFGLYNYLYAKNNCNV
- a CDS encoding anti-sigma factor domain-containing protein, whose product is MRNVVVEVRGKYAVILNNTGDFIKIKNKDYKVGQRIETYSKKQGSVFTKFITVAAAFVVILFGGGAYACYTPYSYVTVDVNPSIELEMNIFNRVIDAKALNEEAESILADVRLSGCDIDIAVNKLVGELISEGYLNSSSIAEFMVTTSCNNKNCAEDLLNKTMSALNEEIEQNDIQANIQGEVTDKGLKKVADKFSVTPGELVLTKFNAQSVGNGFNKEEDLTGKPVKEIKNNKGNDKNAELVSDSGDSSDNSKKNSNSNNGNNNGNNSNKDEDKNNSGNNGNSNKSSAGSSDTSVEDDNNDNKGNSSNSNNSDKEKNNGNSNDNSNGNSSGNNSSSNNGNSSSNSNGNSGEKGNNKDKV